A region from the uncultured Macellibacteroides sp. genome encodes:
- the argB gene encoding acetylglutamate kinase has product MEKLTVIKVGGKIVEEEATLRQLLKDFSLLEGYKVLVHGGGRSATKIAAQLGIESQMVDGRRITDAETLKVVTMVYGGLVNKNIVAGLQALGVNALGLTGADMNLIRSEKRPVTTVDYGFVGDVKEVNAGLLVSLIKQGIVPVLAPLTHDKEGNMLNTNADTIAGETAKALASHFDVTLVFCFEKKGVLKDEKDDDSVISCIDRAMFKQYVADGIIQGGMIPKLENSYHAIDAGVKQVIITKADAIRPGQGTCVQ; this is encoded by the coding sequence ATGGAAAAGCTTACCGTTATAAAAGTAGGAGGGAAAATTGTTGAAGAAGAAGCAACACTTCGTCAATTACTAAAGGATTTTTCCCTTTTGGAAGGATACAAAGTGTTGGTTCATGGAGGCGGTCGTTCAGCGACAAAGATTGCTGCCCAATTAGGGATAGAAAGCCAAATGGTTGACGGACGACGAATTACAGATGCCGAAACATTAAAGGTGGTTACTATGGTATACGGCGGTTTGGTAAACAAGAATATCGTGGCAGGTCTTCAGGCTTTGGGCGTAAATGCCTTAGGACTGACTGGAGCAGACATGAATCTTATCCGTTCGGAAAAACGTCCGGTAACAACAGTCGACTATGGTTTTGTTGGCGACGTGAAGGAAGTAAACGCAGGTTTGCTGGTTTCGCTTATCAAACAAGGCATTGTTCCGGTTCTGGCTCCGTTAACACACGATAAAGAAGGAAATATGCTGAACACCAATGCAGATACCATTGCAGGAGAAACAGCCAAGGCCCTTGCATCCCATTTTGACGTTACACTTGTATTCTGTTTTGAAAAGAAAGGAGTGCTAAAGGACGAAAAAGACGATGATAGCGTAATTTCTTGTATTGATCGTGCCATGTTCAAACAATATGTAGCCGATGGAATTATACAAGGAGGAATGATTCCTAAGCTCGAAAATTCTTATCATGCCATTGACGCGGGTGTTAAACAAGTAATTATAACAAAGGCTGATGCGATACGCCCGGGACAAGGAACCTGCGTACAGTAA
- a CDS encoding WbuC family cupin fold metalloprotein — protein MKLITEQLLDETTAKAKANPRLRMNYNFHEDLDDPVNRLLNAMEPGTYLRPHRHLNPDKDEVFLLLRGKAAVFIFDESGNVTETITLSPTEGVYGAEIKAGVWHGMLVLESGSVVYEVKKGPFAPLSPENLAPWSPAAEDKEAADLYIKKLESLLIG, from the coding sequence ATGAAACTTATTACAGAACAATTACTTGATGAAACAACAGCCAAGGCAAAAGCGAATCCAAGGCTTCGGATGAATTATAACTTTCATGAAGACCTGGATGATCCTGTTAACAGACTGTTGAATGCGATGGAACCAGGAACGTATTTAAGACCCCACCGACATTTGAATCCCGATAAGGATGAAGTATTTCTCTTACTTAGAGGTAAAGCTGCCGTTTTTATTTTTGATGAATCGGGTAACGTAACCGAAACTATTACCCTTTCCCCTACTGAAGGAGTTTACGGTGCCGAAATTAAGGCAGGGGTATGGCATGGTATGCTGGTTTTGGAATCAGGATCGGTTGTTTATGAGGTAAAAAAAGGACCTTTTGCACCTTTGTCTCCCGAAAACCTGGCTCCATGGAGTCCGGCTGCAGAAGACAAAGAAGCGGCAGATCTTTACATAAAGAAGCTGGAATCGTTGCTAATCGGATAA
- a CDS encoding TonB-dependent receptor — protein sequence MKKLTFLFLCLVLGIGLVAAQTREVTGTVISSEDAMPVIGASVVVKGTTTGTVTDYDGKFTLNVPTSVKTLLISYIGMETQEVAITQNMKVSLSSDTQTLEEVVVTGYGVMKKAAFTGAAQVVGSDNLTKRTDANFMKSLEGSVAGLQISSFTGQPGAFAATTIRGKGSVNSGTEPLYVIDGIAIYSDKMGSNSATGSGDMAASPMANINPNDIESITVLKDATATAIYGARAANGVIVVTTKKGASGKARFNFNAKAGTSFVANLNHDYRTVNLDRYKEIWKEGLVNAGYAENTTEASNILNSYVSDSYGVDLAGDVQDVDWLDAIISNGATQDYNLSVQGGNESMRYYISGGYFENKGVLIGTGMKRYSGRLSLDGNSDRLGYGLSVNGALSDIDNSMTESQYVNPIVAVYDLRPFQQIYNQDGTYNLNAYYNPIALNDEERGDKRNQKQTTLVVNPYFTYKLAEGLTWKTNAGLSLIDLGESFYSSKYNPQYSDSGMLGERNMERATTYSITNTVNYMKSFNEIHNINVLLGQEAQKVAFSRVYASASGYPSDAVFELDNASTPVSAGSMTKASTLSSFFMNAEYNYNNKYYGSASFRYDGSSRFGANNKWAPFWSVGAKYRISEEAFMEETKDWLSDLTVRGSYGTVGNQDIGYYAAMGLYSYGYSYNSKPGAVPTQIANPDLKWETVAKADLGLHAVLFDRFTVEMDYYNQRTKDMIFEVPLSYTSGFESVLKNIGEMENQGFEFLINSNVMKTKDFRWDVNLTGTFNRNKIIKLATDKPIENTTTIRKVGEAYNTFYMAEYAGVDPETGSPLWYKGKEGKETTSNINEAGQRIVGSADPKFYGGIGMNFKYKNFDLSADVSYTLGNKVYNSGFSYDMQVGHYFLGPVSNYVYENRWQKPGDITNVPKFEAGNSSSAEANSTRFLMDGSYLRMKSVVLGYTLPSKLLSKAGISNLRVYASADNLFTITSSDYIGFDPQTRPTGIQSWSYPVPTNIMFGLNLGF from the coding sequence ATGAAAAAGTTGACTTTTCTATTTTTATGCCTTGTTTTAGGTATTGGACTGGTAGCTGCTCAGACGAGAGAAGTAACAGGTACTGTTATTTCTTCCGAAGATGCGATGCCGGTCATCGGGGCTTCCGTAGTTGTTAAAGGTACAACAACGGGAACAGTTACAGACTATGACGGTAAATTTACGCTGAATGTACCTACTTCAGTAAAAACGTTGTTGATTTCATATATTGGAATGGAAACCCAGGAGGTAGCCATTACGCAAAATATGAAAGTATCATTGAGTTCGGATACTCAAACACTCGAAGAAGTGGTAGTAACAGGCTACGGCGTGATGAAAAAGGCCGCCTTTACCGGAGCAGCCCAGGTTGTAGGGAGTGATAACCTTACCAAAAGGACTGATGCAAACTTCATGAAATCATTGGAAGGAAGTGTTGCCGGTTTACAAATAAGCAGTTTTACCGGTCAGCCGGGAGCTTTTGCTGCAACTACTATTCGAGGTAAAGGTTCAGTAAACTCAGGAACAGAACCACTTTATGTTATCGATGGTATAGCTATCTACTCTGATAAAATGGGTTCAAACAGTGCTACCGGTAGCGGAGATATGGCCGCAAGTCCGATGGCCAATATTAATCCCAACGATATTGAAAGTATTACTGTATTGAAAGATGCAACTGCAACAGCTATATACGGTGCACGCGCTGCTAATGGTGTAATTGTTGTAACGACAAAGAAAGGAGCCTCAGGTAAAGCCCGTTTTAACTTCAATGCAAAAGCAGGAACAAGTTTTGTAGCAAACCTGAATCACGATTATCGTACAGTGAATCTGGATCGTTACAAAGAAATCTGGAAAGAAGGTCTTGTTAATGCAGGATATGCAGAAAATACAACGGAGGCTTCCAACATACTTAACAGCTATGTGAGTGATTCGTATGGTGTAGATTTAGCCGGAGATGTACAAGATGTAGATTGGTTGGATGCTATAATAAGCAACGGAGCAACGCAAGATTATAATCTGAGTGTACAGGGAGGTAATGAGTCAATGCGCTATTATATCAGTGGCGGTTATTTTGAAAACAAAGGGGTATTGATCGGAACCGGAATGAAGCGTTATTCAGGAAGATTGAGTCTTGACGGAAACAGTGATCGTTTAGGTTATGGTTTGTCAGTTAACGGAGCTTTATCTGATATAGATAATAGTATGACCGAAAGTCAGTATGTCAATCCCATTGTAGCTGTGTACGACCTACGTCCATTTCAACAGATATACAATCAGGATGGTACATACAATCTGAATGCCTATTATAATCCAATCGCGTTAAACGATGAAGAACGCGGAGATAAACGGAATCAGAAACAGACAACTTTAGTTGTTAATCCCTATTTTACATATAAACTGGCTGAAGGATTAACCTGGAAAACAAATGCAGGCTTAAGTTTGATTGATCTTGGAGAATCATTCTACAGTTCAAAGTATAATCCTCAATATTCAGATAGCGGCATGTTGGGCGAACGTAACATGGAACGTGCCACAACCTATTCAATTACCAATACGGTAAATTATATGAAGTCGTTCAACGAAATACATAATATCAATGTGCTGCTTGGTCAGGAGGCGCAAAAAGTTGCTTTCAGTCGTGTTTATGCATCAGCCAGCGGATATCCAAGTGATGCGGTATTCGAACTAGATAATGCATCCACACCTGTAAGTGCCGGGTCAATGACGAAAGCTAGTACTTTGTCTTCCTTCTTTATGAATGCAGAATACAATTACAATAACAAGTACTATGGATCTGCTTCATTCAGATACGATGGATCTTCACGATTTGGAGCCAATAATAAATGGGCACCGTTTTGGTCTGTAGGAGCAAAATATCGGATTTCTGAAGAAGCTTTCATGGAAGAAACAAAAGATTGGTTGTCCGACCTTACCGTACGCGGAAGTTATGGTACTGTAGGTAATCAGGATATCGGCTATTACGCAGCAATGGGCTTATATAGTTATGGTTATTCCTATAACTCGAAGCCGGGAGCTGTTCCAACTCAGATAGCAAATCCAGACTTAAAATGGGAAACGGTTGCCAAAGCCGATCTTGGCTTGCATGCCGTACTTTTTGACCGTTTTACAGTAGAAATGGACTACTATAATCAACGTACAAAAGACATGATTTTTGAAGTACCCTTGTCCTATACATCAGGTTTTGAATCTGTATTGAAAAATATTGGGGAAATGGAAAATCAGGGATTTGAATTCCTGATCAATTCGAATGTAATGAAGACCAAGGACTTTAGATGGGATGTAAATTTAACCGGAACATTTAACCGGAATAAGATTATTAAGCTGGCAACAGACAAACCCATCGAGAATACAACGACCATCCGTAAGGTAGGTGAAGCCTATAATACATTCTATATGGCAGAGTATGCCGGAGTAGATCCCGAAACAGGTTCTCCTCTTTGGTATAAAGGAAAAGAAGGAAAAGAAACAACCTCTAACATAAATGAAGCCGGACAACGAATTGTTGGTTCTGCAGATCCAAAATTCTATGGAGGTATTGGCATGAACTTTAAGTATAAAAACTTTGATCTGTCAGCTGATGTTAGTTATACCTTAGGCAATAAAGTTTACAACTCAGGATTCTCTTACGATATGCAGGTTGGTCACTATTTCCTGGGCCCGGTATCAAATTATGTATATGAGAACCGTTGGCAGAAACCCGGCGATATTACGAATGTGCCTAAATTCGAAGCCGGAAATAGTTCAAGTGCTGAAGCTAATTCAACCAGATTCCTTATGGATGGTTCATACCTTCGGATGAAATCAGTTGTACTGGGATATACATTGCCTTCGAAACTTTTGTCTAAGGCCGGAATTTCTAACCTGCGTGTGTATGCATCTGCCGATAATCTATTCACCATAACATCGAGCGATTACATCGGGTTTGATCCACAAACACGACCAACAGGAATTCAGTCTTGGTCTTACCCGGTACCAACAAACATTATGTTCGGTCTCAATTTAGGTTTTTAA
- a CDS encoding U32 family peptidase has product MSKIRSIELLAPAKDLQCGIEAINHGADAVYIGSPKFSARAAAGNSLEDIQTLCSYAHQFGARIYVALNTILTDEELPVAEKLIWDLYRAGADALIVQDMGVTGLNLPPIPLHASTQTDNRTPDKVRFWQEAGFSQVVLARELSLNEIHKIASETTVPLEVFVHGALCVSYSGQCYISSALTGRSANRGECAQYCRLPYSMVDSDGNVIAKDKHLLSLKDLNQSDNLEALLDAGVSSLKIEGRLKDVAYVKNITAYYRKKLDALFAKRPEYKRASAGHETFTFDPMPEKSFNRGFTSFFLKQRSNDITAFDTPKSIGERVGTVKEIKGNSFTVAGIKQLSNGDGLIFFNAEGKLEGFRVNRVDENRVFPLEMPRVTPKTPLYRNYDHAFEKLLEKPSAERKLHVVLEFADNAFGFSLAATDETGCRAIITRPFEKELARKPQEENIRTQLQKLGGTYFDATTIEVVMSSNWFVPSSVIAEMRREVIEKLAEVRIIRYNRELVKRDTVKTPFSFPTTELTYLGNIYNTKAQTFYTSHGVKSIAPAFELSPLENVPLMFTKHCLRYSMGWCPVHQKQKSPWKEPFYLMYKDTRLRLEFDCKHCQMLVFKDTNNKNVVKLSD; this is encoded by the coding sequence ATGAGTAAAATACGTTCGATCGAACTTCTTGCACCTGCCAAAGATTTACAATGCGGCATAGAAGCCATAAACCATGGCGCTGATGCCGTTTATATTGGATCTCCTAAATTTAGTGCCCGTGCCGCTGCCGGGAACTCACTTGAAGATATTCAAACACTTTGTTCTTACGCCCATCAGTTTGGTGCGCGAATTTATGTGGCATTAAATACGATACTGACTGATGAAGAGCTACCTGTTGCTGAAAAGCTGATATGGGATCTTTATCGTGCAGGAGCTGATGCTTTGATTGTACAAGATATGGGAGTTACAGGACTTAATTTGCCTCCCATTCCATTGCATGCAAGTACGCAGACAGATAACCGTACCCCGGATAAAGTGAGGTTTTGGCAGGAAGCCGGCTTTTCGCAGGTGGTTCTTGCCCGCGAGCTATCCTTGAATGAGATTCATAAAATAGCATCAGAAACGACTGTCCCCCTCGAAGTATTTGTGCACGGAGCTCTTTGCGTTAGTTACAGCGGACAATGTTATATAAGTTCCGCACTTACCGGACGAAGCGCCAACCGGGGCGAGTGTGCTCAGTATTGCCGCCTTCCTTATTCCATGGTCGATTCGGATGGAAATGTAATTGCCAAAGACAAACATTTGCTTTCTCTTAAAGACCTCAATCAATCAGATAATCTTGAGGCCTTATTGGACGCGGGAGTTTCGTCTCTCAAAATAGAGGGACGTTTAAAAGATGTTGCGTATGTAAAAAACATAACAGCCTATTACCGTAAAAAACTGGATGCCCTGTTTGCAAAACGCCCCGAGTATAAGAGGGCTTCGGCCGGACATGAAACGTTTACATTTGATCCGATGCCAGAGAAAAGTTTCAACAGAGGCTTTACTTCTTTTTTCCTGAAGCAGCGGTCGAATGATATAACAGCTTTTGATACCCCGAAATCCATTGGAGAACGTGTCGGAACTGTCAAGGAGATTAAAGGAAATTCATTTACAGTTGCCGGAATAAAGCAACTGTCCAATGGCGACGGACTAATTTTCTTTAATGCGGAGGGAAAACTGGAAGGCTTTCGGGTTAATCGTGTTGATGAAAACCGGGTATTTCCACTTGAGATGCCCCGTGTTACCCCTAAAACTCCTCTTTACAGGAATTACGACCATGCATTTGAGAAGCTATTGGAAAAACCTTCGGCAGAAAGAAAACTACATGTTGTTCTTGAATTCGCAGACAATGCCTTTGGATTTAGCCTTGCCGCAACAGACGAAACGGGTTGTCGAGCTATAATAACCCGCCCGTTTGAAAAGGAATTGGCGCGTAAACCTCAGGAAGAAAATATACGGACACAGTTACAAAAGTTGGGTGGAACTTATTTCGATGCCACAACTATTGAGGTTGTAATGAGCAGTAACTGGTTTGTTCCATCTTCTGTTATTGCAGAAATGCGCCGTGAAGTGATAGAAAAACTAGCAGAAGTGCGCATAATTCGGTATAATAGAGAGCTTGTAAAGAGAGACACAGTTAAAACGCCTTTCTCTTTTCCTACAACTGAGCTTACCTATTTGGGAAATATCTATAATACAAAAGCACAAACCTTTTATACCAGTCACGGTGTAAAAAGTATTGCTCCAGCTTTTGAACTTTCCCCATTGGAAAATGTTCCGTTGATGTTTACAAAGCATTGCCTGCGCTACAGTATGGGATGGTGCCCCGTGCATCAAAAACAAAAAAGCCCCTGGAAGGAGCCTTTTTATTTAATGTATAAAGATACCCGTTTACGCCTCGAATTTGATTGTAAACACTGTCAGATGCTGGTTTTTAAGGATACGAATAATAAAAATGTTGTTAAGTTATCCGATTAG
- the metA gene encoding homoserine O-succinyltransferase encodes MPLNLQKNLPAIELLKKENIFVMDSLRASEQDIRPLRMVVLNLMPLKITTETDFIRLLSNSPLQIELDFLKISCHTPKNTPIEHMEEFYKDFDTIANDYYDGMIITGAPVELMEYEDVNYWNEVTQIFNWARNHVTSTLYICWAAQAGLYHFHGVPKYELPAKMFGVFKHTLNDSSNPIFRGFDDEFFVPHSRHTEIRKEDILKVPELTMLSESNESGVYMVMARGGREFFITGHSEYSPNTLNEEYMRDKAKGMDIEVPHNYYRNDDPAQGPLVRWRGHANLLFTNWLNYFVYQETPFHIEDIKNLGSL; translated from the coding sequence ATGCCATTAAATTTACAAAAGAATCTTCCGGCCATCGAATTGCTTAAGAAAGAGAATATTTTTGTTATGGATTCGTTGCGCGCATCCGAACAAGATATTCGTCCCCTTCGTATGGTTGTGCTTAACTTAATGCCGCTAAAGATAACGACCGAGACTGACTTTATACGTTTATTGTCCAACAGTCCGTTACAGATAGAATTAGACTTTCTTAAAATTTCGTGCCATACTCCCAAGAATACTCCTATAGAACATATGGAAGAGTTCTATAAAGATTTTGATACCATCGCCAACGATTACTACGACGGGATGATTATAACGGGTGCACCTGTGGAATTGATGGAGTACGAAGATGTAAACTATTGGAACGAAGTTACCCAGATTTTTAATTGGGCACGTAATCATGTTACTTCAACTCTTTATATCTGCTGGGCTGCTCAAGCGGGTTTATATCATTTTCATGGAGTGCCAAAGTATGAATTACCTGCAAAGATGTTTGGTGTATTTAAGCATACACTGAACGACTCGTCCAATCCTATTTTCAGAGGGTTCGACGACGAATTTTTTGTTCCGCATAGTCGGCATACCGAAATCCGTAAAGAGGATATTCTAAAGGTACCTGAACTAACCATGTTGTCCGAAAGCAACGAATCGGGTGTTTACATGGTAATGGCGCGGGGAGGTCGCGAATTTTTTATTACAGGTCATTCCGAATATTCACCCAATACCCTGAACGAAGAATACATGCGCGATAAAGCCAAGGGAATGGATATAGAAGTTCCGCATAATTATTATAGAAATGACGACCCGGCCCAGGGACCTTTGGTTCGCTGGCGTGGTCATGCCAATCTTCTGTTTACAAATTGGCTGAATTATTTTGTTTATCAGGAAACACCTTTCCATATTGAAGATATAAAGAACCTAGGCAGTTTATAA
- a CDS encoding RagB/SusD family nutrient uptake outer membrane protein — protein sequence MKNIFLIALSGMLLISSVSCDDFLTETPTVSIPDDQAFVTSQDYNNALTGLYQTLGRYTFLGRDVQAVGDASTDIAAHTATTSHFYNIFKYQILDTNPYLNDIWSAGYYAIDRASRIIAASEEAQSFTESDAVVVNSCVAQAYAVRALSSFYLVNYFGLPYSAQNKTTLGIVNITKPVAAFETVSRSTVEENYAQILSDIAKAKEFYAKDGVADVANIFMNKAAVSALEARVKLYMNDYNGAIAAASSAIELRGGSIVSTKSDYIQMFKSLNISTEDIFVISKSATDYLSANSLNTLYNDYGMSVNEETIAEYASTDIRLALLGGDWKGGKMSGIVANAQISNLPVLRLPEMFLILAESYAKTNQYKEAKESLLEVAAKRNPDLNVAAIPEDATILTYINKERKLELVQEGHRFMDARRLGEKIMVANGTYSNFDISKFVYPVPASEVNAGFGVLQTTGWDTNLPK from the coding sequence ATGAAAAATATATTTTTAATCGCACTTTCCGGGATGCTGTTAATCAGTTCTGTTTCCTGCGATGATTTTCTTACAGAAACTCCTACCGTATCGATTCCGGACGATCAGGCTTTTGTGACCTCACAAGATTACAACAATGCCTTGACTGGTCTTTATCAGACTTTGGGTCGTTATACATTTCTGGGAAGAGATGTTCAGGCTGTAGGTGATGCCTCAACAGACATCGCAGCCCATACGGCAACAACCTCTCATTTTTATAATATCTTCAAATATCAGATACTTGATACGAATCCGTATCTGAATGATATCTGGTCTGCAGGATATTATGCGATAGATCGTGCTTCTCGTATTATTGCTGCTTCCGAAGAAGCGCAATCATTTACCGAATCCGATGCTGTGGTGGTAAATAGTTGCGTTGCCCAGGCTTATGCTGTCAGAGCATTAAGCTCTTTTTATCTTGTCAATTATTTTGGCTTACCTTATTCAGCGCAGAATAAAACTACCTTGGGCATTGTTAATATAACAAAGCCTGTAGCTGCTTTCGAAACGGTTTCGAGATCAACTGTGGAAGAAAATTATGCTCAGATTTTGTCAGATATTGCAAAAGCAAAAGAATTCTATGCAAAAGACGGAGTAGCGGATGTTGCCAATATTTTTATGAACAAGGCAGCTGTTTCAGCTTTGGAAGCCCGTGTTAAATTATATATGAACGATTACAACGGAGCTATTGCAGCGGCAAGTTCAGCCATTGAATTAAGAGGAGGATCTATCGTCTCTACCAAGTCGGACTATATACAGATGTTCAAATCGCTGAACATTTCAACAGAGGATATCTTTGTTATATCCAAGTCGGCTACAGACTATTTATCTGCGAATTCGCTGAATACGTTATATAATGATTATGGAATGTCGGTAAATGAAGAAACGATTGCAGAATATGCTTCTACTGATATTCGTCTTGCACTTTTAGGAGGAGACTGGAAAGGTGGTAAAATGTCCGGAATAGTTGCAAATGCTCAAATTTCCAACCTTCCGGTGCTTCGCTTACCTGAAATGTTCCTTATTTTAGCAGAATCGTATGCTAAAACCAATCAGTACAAAGAAGCCAAAGAAAGTTTGCTGGAAGTGGCTGCCAAACGTAATCCTGATTTAAATGTAGCTGCGATTCCTGAAGATGCTACCATTCTTACTTACATCAACAAAGAACGTAAGCTTGAATTAGTACAGGAAGGACATCGTTTTATGGATGCCCGTCGTTTAGGCGAAAAGATAATGGTTGCAAACGGAACATATAGTAATTTTGATATTTCCAAATTTGTCTATCCTGTTCCGGCAAGTGAAGTGAATGCCGGTTTTGGAGTTCTGCAAACAACCGGATGGGATACCAACCTTCCCAAATAA